In Hamadaea flava, a genomic segment contains:
- a CDS encoding SDR family oxidoreductase: MRYDLAGKTVLITGAARGIGAEVARLAAARGAKVALVGLEPALLGDVAAEVGGFAYAADVTDQSALDSAVAATVDHFGRLDVVVANAGIANLGTVATGPIDALVRTVEVNLVGAMRTVAAALPHVAEAKGHVLIVSSAAAFTAMPGMAAYCASKAGVEQFGNVLRLEAYHRGVTVGTCHPIWIDTDLVRDIRDDLASFRYAQKRLPWPLNSVISVEQCAESIVRGIERRKRKVYVPRSMALVQALRPIVLSGFADRVIRAGGAGRLVGQMEEEVRGLGRAFGKTSVGTPPAEASLPAPERAGADA; the protein is encoded by the coding sequence ATGCGCTATGACCTGGCGGGCAAGACCGTTCTCATCACCGGCGCGGCCCGCGGCATCGGCGCCGAGGTGGCCCGGCTCGCTGCCGCCCGGGGCGCGAAAGTCGCCCTGGTGGGTCTCGAACCGGCGCTGTTGGGCGACGTCGCCGCGGAGGTCGGCGGTTTCGCGTACGCCGCCGACGTCACCGACCAGTCCGCGTTGGACAGTGCGGTGGCGGCCACGGTGGACCACTTCGGGCGGCTCGACGTCGTCGTGGCCAATGCCGGGATCGCGAACCTCGGCACCGTCGCGACCGGCCCGATCGACGCGCTCGTGCGTACGGTCGAGGTGAATCTCGTCGGAGCGATGCGGACGGTCGCCGCCGCTCTCCCCCACGTCGCCGAGGCGAAGGGGCACGTCCTGATCGTGTCGTCGGCCGCGGCGTTCACGGCGATGCCCGGCATGGCGGCGTACTGCGCGTCGAAGGCGGGTGTGGAGCAGTTCGGCAACGTGCTCCGGCTGGAGGCGTACCACCGGGGCGTCACGGTCGGCACCTGCCATCCGATCTGGATCGACACCGACCTCGTCCGCGACATCCGCGACGACCTCGCCTCGTTCCGGTACGCCCAGAAGCGGCTGCCGTGGCCGCTGAACAGCGTCATCTCGGTCGAGCAGTGCGCGGAGTCGATCGTGCGTGGCATCGAACGCCGTAAGCGCAAGGTATACGTCCCCCGGTCGATGGCGCTGGTGCAGGCGCTGCGCCCGATCGTGCTGTCGGGCTTCGCGGACCGCGTGATCCGAGCCGGGGGCGCCGGCCGACTGGTCGGCCAGATGGAGGAAGAGGTCCGGGGTTTGGGCCGGGCCTTCGGCAAGACGTCGGTAGGGACGCCGCCTGCGGAGGCGTCCCTACCGGCACCTGAGCGGGCGGGAGCGGACGCGTGA
- a CDS encoding alpha/beta fold hydrolase yields the protein MKVNHKRAGTGPTLVLVHGIGHRHQAWEPVFDALAAHHDVIALDLPGFGASPVPDGGMPRSMTATVEAMIATFDEWGLDRPHVAGYSLGGAISLELAAAGAVASATAFSPAGFFTEAERRRALRILTTLRVTTFAPTPLVRLTCGRPALRATSFGSLMAYPGNLDNDRALGDALALRRGKGFRAVARASKGYRFDAPRLDGAIPVAIGWGEHDRIFGVHMADRARAEIPAARVVRLAGCGHVPMSDDPAAVTDLILQTTGARAQLA from the coding sequence GTGAAGGTCAACCACAAGCGGGCCGGCACCGGGCCGACCCTCGTGCTCGTGCACGGCATCGGCCACCGGCACCAGGCCTGGGAACCCGTCTTCGACGCGCTCGCCGCCCACCACGACGTCATCGCGTTGGACCTGCCGGGGTTCGGCGCGTCCCCCGTCCCTGACGGCGGCATGCCCCGGAGCATGACCGCCACCGTCGAGGCGATGATCGCGACGTTCGACGAATGGGGGCTGGACCGGCCGCACGTGGCCGGATACAGCCTCGGTGGGGCGATCAGCCTGGAACTGGCCGCGGCGGGAGCGGTCGCGTCAGCGACCGCGTTCTCGCCCGCCGGGTTCTTCACCGAAGCCGAGCGCCGCCGCGCGCTGCGCATTCTCACGACGCTCCGCGTGACGACGTTCGCCCCGACTCCCCTGGTCCGTCTGACGTGCGGGCGACCGGCGTTGCGCGCCACGTCGTTCGGCTCGCTGATGGCGTACCCGGGGAATCTGGACAACGACCGGGCCCTCGGGGACGCCCTGGCGCTGCGGCGCGGCAAAGGTTTCCGGGCGGTGGCGCGGGCGTCGAAGGGCTACCGGTTCGACGCGCCGAGACTCGACGGTGCGATCCCGGTCGCGATCGGCTGGGGCGAGCACGACCGGATCTTCGGCGTGCACATGGCCGACCGCGCCCGCGCGGAGATCCCGGCCGCCCGCGTCGTCCGCCTCGCCGGGTGCGGGCACGTCCCGATGAGCGACGACCCGGCCGCCGTCACCGACCTGATCCTGCAGACCACCGGAGCCCGCGCCCAGCTCGCCTGA